TTGCAAAGTACGCGTGAAAAGAGCTGAGCAGATTGTCTTTGAAGGAGACCTTGATTCTCTCAGACGCAATAGAGATGTTGTCAAAGATGTCTCCAGTGGCTTTGAATGTGGAGTAGGATGTGACAGATTCGCAAATTGGAAAGAGGGAGACATCATTGAAGGTTATAAACTAGTAACACAACGTAGAAAATTAAGTACTTAAACCTCCTCTTTCCATCACAAATACCTTAAATAGTTAACGTCACTTGAGAATTATTATCAATCACAACTCTTTAGTAGACATAATAAATCTATACACAAGTATTCAATAGCAGGGGGCTTTGGAAGTCCTCATTTCCTTCAATCTTCTCGAGATCGGTCTAAAAACACAAAAGTAGAAAATAGAAAGAAAGCTATTAATTGTATCCCAAGGTCATTTAATAATACTGTTTCACCCGAGAAAGATCTTACTCCCATAATCAATAAACCAACCCCTGCCGAAGCCGATAATGCAATCCAGACAACACGCCTGACTCCTCGAAAGGGACTTCTAGACTCTTTCAAAAGCTTTTCTCGCATTTTGGGATCTAAAGTCAATGTAAAATCCTTTGTATAGCCGGTGTAGCTCAGGGGTAGAGCAACTGATTCGTAACCAGTAGGTCAGCGGTTCAATTCCGCTCACCGGCATGATTATTTATTTATATAAGATTTTAGAATCACAGCAAACAAAACAGGGCTTTTCAATCAAAAGAGTTTCAAATAATATTGTCTCCTGCATGGAAATATGAAGGTCCATCAAAGATGGATGGAGAGTTTTCTCGTAAACACCAAAAAGGAAGGGAGCTCTAAGAGCTCCCTTCCTTTGCCGATTCAGTTATTAACAAATAATTAAACAACCAGTAATCAGTTTGAAAAATGTATTTAGAAGCTTCTGGCTAGTGGCGCCTGGGGCCAATTTTCCTAGTTGTAAGGCTTAAACTCCTATAAGGGCACCTAAACGATGCAGAAAGAGTATCGACTGAATTGACGCACCTAAATCATTGATCCTTGTCGCTTCAGACGATAGCCTACTTTTTCAGTGAGACTGTTGGAGCAGGGGCCAGAAGTCAATCTGCTTCTGCTAAATACTCAGGTGGAGTGTCTACCATAAAAGGTGCCTCTGAGTTCGATATGTATATCATTACGGTGTTTTGGTCTTCTTGCAATCAGCCTTAATGCCCATTGCATTTTAATTAAAAAAGAGCGAGAATAATAAATTGGTGCTTTTTCAAGCTAATTACTTGCTTCACTTGTGAAATATCACTATGAATGAGTGGTGCTATTACTTGTTTAAACTAAGAACAGTCGCAGAAAATGCTGCAAATGATATGTAAAAAGATAGGAAATACAGTGAAATAATGGATTCTTAATAATTAATAGAACTAATTACTCAAACAAATACCTCAAATAATATATATAAATATACCTAAAGGCTTTTATTTTACTGCTAAGGATATAATCAATTGAACCAATTCTTTCCCATAGCAATTTGGGTTTAGCCTTCTTGCCTTTTCATCAAATGCATTACAAGAATAATTAAGATCTCTGCTGTCACAGCAATCGCAAACTATATGCACTTTTCTCCCTTGCTTAACCTCCTTAACTCTTGCGAATATCCAATCTCTAGCTCTATCATTTGTCCATTCATCAAATGTTCCGAAACAATCCGATGATTTCTTATTGGTACCTTTATCAACAAAAATGCCCGAATGAAGCAATCTTTTATACCTAAAGCCTTGTCTCCTTGATTGTTTTATTCCAATGTGTACAAGTTCAAATTTAAGCAAAGTAGTCATTCCTCAATCATTCAAAAATCCTTGATTTTTATATAGTTTTATACTCTAAATTGTTGTAAAAAAAATTCTTTCTGAATAGGTAGCCAATACTCCTAACCTGTTTTAAGAAATTCCTCCCTAGTTTATAACATTAACTTTTTAAATTGCGTTATCATTTTCAATGAATTTACCAGGCTAGTAAAATTGGCCAATGGGGAAAACAAAATCCCATAAATTTAATAAGGCAAACCATGCTCTCTCTGACTTAAAAGATGAGAAGGTTTTAATCATAAGGCTGCCCTGCAATCCAATATTTCCCATTGGACCAATTTATCTTGCTGATCACTTACACAAGCGCTTCCCAGAATTACCTCAAAGAATCCTTGATCTTGCAGCTTTGCCTGTGATTGATGTCAAAAGAGTCCTAATAGCTAACATAAAAAGTTTCCAGCCCTCCCTACTAGTTTTTTCTTGGAGAGACATTCAAATCTATGCTCCTGTTGACGGACGAGGAGGGAACCCCCTCCAACATTCATTTGAAGCTTTTTATGCACGAAACCCTTTTAAAAGACTTCGAGGAGCACTTGGTGGACTACGTTTGATGAAAAGTCATTATGGGGAGCTTTGGAGAAATCAGGCATTAATAAAAGTTGGGCTCAAACAAGCAAGAAAATTTAAACAAAATGCAAGAGCTTTAATTGGAGGTGGAGCTGTAAGTGTTTTTTATGAACAACTTGGTAAATCCCTTCCAAAGGGGACAATTGTTTCCATAGGGGAAGGCGAACCTCTATTAGAAAAAT
This DNA window, taken from Prochlorococcus sp. MIT 0603, encodes the following:
- a CDS encoding DUF3493 domain-containing protein — translated: MTLDPKMREKLLKESRSPFRGVRRVVWIALSASAGVGLLIMGVRSFSGETVLLNDLGIQLIAFFLFSTFVFLDRSRED